From the Leptospira licerasiae serovar Varillal str. VAR 010 genome, one window contains:
- a CDS encoding putative toxin-antitoxin system toxin component, PIN family translates to MLKVLIDTNVYISAILFGGKPKVILEELISGKIIGYISDSILKEIEETLKKPKFKLSEEFISIVLSEIESLTEKIVNISLKDYAGLRDRDDYHILESAISAKVDYLITGDQDLLVLKNLKSLKIISPEQYLSLDSSGASSV, encoded by the coding sequence ATGCTTAAAGTTCTTATAGATACCAATGTTTACATATCAGCAATTCTATTTGGTGGCAAACCTAAAGTTATTTTAGAAGAGCTAATATCGGGAAAGATAATTGGCTACATTTCTGATTCCATCTTAAAAGAAATTGAAGAGACATTAAAAAAGCCAAAATTTAAGTTAAGTGAAGAATTTATCTCAATAGTTTTATCTGAAATTGAATCACTCACAGAGAAAATAGTAAATATATCTCTAAAAGACTATGCGGGTCTTCGAGACAGAGATGATTATCACATACTTGAGAGTGCGATTTCAGCAAAGGTCGATTATTTAATTACTGGCGATCAAGATTTACTGGTTTTAAAGAATTTGAAATCTCTCAAGATTATTTCTCCTGAACAATATTTAAGTTTGGATAGTAGTGGGGCGTCCAGCGTATAA
- a CDS encoding DUF4258 domain-containing protein, translated as MIFDWDNDKNETLKAERNISFERIVVEIESGSVLDILKHPNMRKYPNQILILVEIDNYVWVVPTIENKNTFFFKTAYPSRKYTSAYLPEANL; from the coding sequence GTGATCTTCGATTGGGATAATGATAAGAACGAAACTTTAAAGGCTGAGCGAAATATTAGCTTTGAAAGGATAGTTGTTGAAATTGAATCTGGATCAGTTTTAGATATTTTAAAGCATCCGAATATGAGAAAATATCCGAATCAAATTTTGATACTTGTGGAAATCGATAATTATGTTTGGGTAGTTCCAACAATTGAGAATAAGAATACTTTCTTCTTTAAGACAGCTTATCCATCAAGGAAATACACTAGTGCTTATCTGCCGGAGGCAAATTTATGA
- a CDS encoding type II toxin-antitoxin system VapC family toxin: MNIVDSSGWLEYFAGTKRSALFSEAIEKTDKLFVPTISLYEVFKKIYLERDEDSALRAIAHMQQGTVIDLDASISIFAAKLSKDHKIPMADSIILATARKYNAILWTQDDDFIGLDGVKYFPKK; this comes from the coding sequence TTGAATATTGTCGATTCTTCAGGTTGGCTTGAGTATTTTGCTGGCACAAAACGTTCTGCTTTATTTTCAGAAGCAATTGAAAAGACGGACAAACTCTTTGTTCCTACTATATCGCTGTATGAAGTATTTAAAAAAATCTACCTAGAAAGAGATGAAGACAGTGCCTTGAGAGCGATTGCTCATATGCAACAAGGAACTGTAATAGACTTGGATGCTTCCATTTCAATATTTGCAGCGAAACTAAGCAAGGATCATAAAATACCAATGGCAGATAGTATTATTTTAGCAACGGCTCGTAAATATAATGCAATACTATGGACTCAAGACGATGATTTTATTGGTTTAGATGGGGTTAAATATTTCCCCAAGAAATAA
- a CDS encoding AbrB/MazE/SpoVT family DNA-binding domain-containing protein has product MSRVIISPKFQVVIPKEIREKTGIKIGSHLEVISYGNRIELIPIEPIKKLKGFLSGMDTKIEREKDRL; this is encoded by the coding sequence ATGAGCAGAGTTATTATTTCACCTAAATTTCAAGTAGTTATTCCTAAGGAAATACGTGAGAAAACAGGGATTAAGATCGGTAGCCATTTAGAGGTAATTTCTTATGGTAATAGAATAGAATTAATTCCAATTGAGCCAATTAAGAAGCTTAAAGGCTTTCTCAGCGGTATGGATACTAAAATTGAAAGAGAGAAGGACCGACTTTGA